From the Verrucomicrobiota bacterium genome, the window TTATTACAAGGTGATCATTGGCGTCGTGCTGCTCTTCGCGGCATGGCGTCTGGCCGTGACACCATCCATGTCCGCGGCTGCGACCACGAAGCCGATCCCACTCCCGTTGGCCTTGGCGCTAGGCGCGGCGCTGGGTTTGCTGTCGGGCCTGACGGGCGTGGGTGGTGGGATATTTCTGAGCCCGTTGATTCTGTTGATGGGCTGGGCGGAAGTGCGGCAGACTGCTGCCATCTCCGCGGCGTTCATCCTGGTGAATTCGTTTGCCGGACTGCTCGGTCACGTGGCGAGCGTCAAAATGTTGCCGGGAGCAATTCTCTGGTGGGCGCCAACTGCGCTGCTGGGAGGATTGCTGGGGTCTGAACTAGGCAGCCGCCGACTGCCGCCGATCGCCATTCGCAGATTGTTGGCGGCCGTTCTGTTCGTGGCCGGAACAAAAATGTTGTTCTTGAGTTCGTCGCCTACTTCCGTGCGGCCACCGCCTCATCCGTCGCCTCCGACAACACCGCAAGCCCTTCTTCGAGGGCGTCGCGGGGAATGGTGAGTGGCGGGGAGATTTTGACCGTCTGCCCCCACGCGCCGACGGGCGAGAAAAAGAGCAGCCCTTTGTGAAAGCAGCGTTCGATGATGTTGTGGGCGAGGTCGTGGTCAGGCTCTTTCGTGCCGGGCTTCACCGTTTGCATGCCGCCCACCAGACCGCGCGCCTTGATGTGGCCGACAACTTTGGGATGACGGGATTGAATGTTTTTCAGGCCTTCAAGCAGCACAGGTCCGAGTCGCGCCGCATTCGCGGTCACATCTTCTTTGACCATTTTTTTGAGGTTGGCCAACGCGGCCGCGCAACAAACAGGATTTCCCGTGTGCGTGCTGCTCAACGAGCCGGGCGGGAATAAGTCCATCACGTCGGCGCGGCCAATCACGGCCGAGAGCGGCAACGAGCTGCTGATGCCTTTGCCGCAACAAATGAGGTCAGGCACCACGCCGTAATGCTCGAACGCCCAGAATTTCCCAGTACGCCCGAAGCCGGCCTGCACTTCGTCGAAGATCAGCAGCGCGTCGTGCTTCCGGCAAAAGTCGGCCATGGCACGGACGTATTTTACCGGTGCAAAGTCCGGCCCGACGCCCTGATAACTTTCCATCATGACGCCCGCGACATTGTCCGGCTCAAGGCCCTTGGCCTTCAACGCAGCGAGAAATGTGTCGAAGCTCGTGTCCGTTTGCCAATAACCGTCCGGGAACGGCGCGTTGAGAATGGCTGGGTCTTCGTTGACAATCCACGCTTTCCCATCCGTCAGACCACCGGCTTGTTGCGCGCCGAGGGTGCGTCCGTGAAATCCGCGTTCGTAACCGACGATGCCGATCTTTTTCCGGCCACCTTTCTTGATGCCGTAGGTTCGCGCGAGTTTGATGGCGCACTCAGTTGATTCCGCGCCCGTGGTGAGCAGGAAAACTTTCTTCAACGGTTCGGGCGCAAGGCCGACAAGAAACTCCACGAGCGCAGCCCGTTCTTCGCTGGGGAAAACGTAATTGTGCAGCAGCCCGCTGTTGACCTGGTCGATGATCGCCTGGCGAATCTCCGGCGCGCCGTGGCCGACGTTGGCGACGAGCACGCCGCTCGACCAATCGAGCCACTGGTTGCCGTGCTTGTCATAGACAAAAATGTCCTCGGCGCGCTCCCACACAATCGGCGGCTGGCCGCGCATGGAGAACGGCTCGAACTGGCGGAGCTTCTTGAGCGTCGGCACGGAGTCCGGATGCGGCAACGGCGTGACGATGCGACGATACTTGGTTTCCACGCGCGGCACCTTGCGCGGCGTGATGCTGAATTCTTTGCCCATAGTTGAGACGACAGATGAACATGGATGGGCGCGGATGAAAAGCAGGAAGTGCACATCGCTCCCTCGCGGGCCAGGCCTGAAGCGGTCGGAGGGTTTCTAAGGCGGCGGGTTTGGCGCGGCGGGTTTTGATCGCTGGTTCAAGCGGTTCGCGCGCCTTGCCGGTCTGTCGGGTGGTGGCGGCGCTTTTTTGCCGCCCGCGGGATTAAGTTGATCGAGGACGCCCTGCAATTGCCGACGCGCGGCTTTCGCCGAGGCGTCTTGCGCATCGGCAGAGACCGGCTTCTCAACAAACGGAGAGTCTTTCATGTCGAAGAGTTCGCCGCGCTCGTTGAGCTTCCAGCCGTCATTGCGGGCGTACCACTTGTTGCCCAACTGAACGTAAATCCATTCGCGCGGATTGCCCTTCTCGCCACGTAATTGCGGGGCGAAGCTACGCCCATCAAACTTCACGTCCTCCGGCATTTTCGCGCCGGCGATTTCGGCAAACGTGGGAAAGAAGTCGCTGAAATCAACGAGGTCGTTGAGCACCCGGCCCGCGGGCACCGTGCCTTTCCAATTAGCGATCAACGGCACGCGCACACCGCCTTCCATCATCGTGCCCTTATGACCGTTGATCTGCCGGCCGCCAATGGTGAACGAACGTTGCGCCGTTCCATTATCGATTGAGAAAAGGATCAGCGTCCGCTCGCGTAACCCGAGCCGGTCAAGTTCACCGACAAGCTGGCCAATCTGCTTGTCGAGATAGGCGACGTTGTCGTCGTAAAGGGTTTCCCGGTTCGTCACTCCGGGCTTCGTGTCCGGTGTGCGCACGATCGGCCCATGCACGAGGTGCGTCGGGTAATAGAAATAAAACGGTTCGTCCTTGTGCCGCTTGAAGAAATCCTTCGCGAAGTCGCGGTACACATCCGGACAATAAACCTCCTTTTCCTCCTGCACGATTTTGCCGTTCTTGGTGTAACTCTTCTCCCAATACCAGCCGCCGGCGGTGTTGTCCGTGATGAACTCGTCAAAGCCCCAATCACCGGGCGAATCTCCCATCTGCCGCCACTTGCCCGCCATGCCGGTGACGTAGCCCGCTTGCTTGAGTGTCTTAGCCAGGGACGGTTCATTCTTGAACGATGGTTGTTTCGCCGTTGGATTGGTCAAACCGCCCGTGCGAAATCCGTAACGCGCCGTCATGATCTGGCAACGGCTTGGCCCGCACAACGGTGTCGAGTAGGCGCGCTCAAATCGGATGCCGGTCTTGGCGAGCGCGTCAATGTTCGGCGTCTTGTCCTTGAAGCGGTCCGATCCGTAACAACTGATGCCTTCGATACCGAGATCGTCGGCGAACAGGAACACGATATTGGGGCGCGCGGGTTTGTCTGCCGCGAGTGAATTGAAAGCAACGGCCGAAACGACGATCAAGGTCGTAAGAAGTTTTTTCATGATCCTGTGTGTGAGACGAAGTGAAGATGACGGAAGTTACTTTCAAAGTCACCTGGATTATTGGGTCTGAGTGCTGGGATGGGCAAGTTTCGTTGGAGTTCACGCTTTAGCGTGCTCTGGTGCCGCCGGCAAGACCCGAACAAGCTAAAGCTTCAACTCCAACTTACTAAGGCGGTCAATTGCCAGGCATTTACAGTCATACCTTGGGTTATTTTCTTCTTCTCGCATCGGCGAAACGTCTCTACGGTTCGACGCAATCAATTCCATTTGCTATGCAGACTTCACTCAAAATCAAACTCAGCGTTTTCATGTTCCTCCAATACTTCATCTGGGGGTCGTGGTATGTGAGCATGGCCACGTATCTGGGCAAGACGCTGGCGTTCGAGGGCGGGCAGATCGGTCTGGCCTACGGCGCATTTGCGATCGGCGCGATGATTTCGCCATTCTTCGTCGGCTTGATCGCCGACCGTTATTTCGCCTCGGAGAAACTGCTCGCCGC encodes:
- a CDS encoding sulfite exporter TauE/SafE family protein, with protein sequence MNETLLLTLLIFIAALLYSSVGHGGASGYLAAMALFDVAPDVMKPTALVLNLIVASIGTIRFWNAGYFSWQLFWPFAVCSIPCAFVGGALKLPVGYYKVIIGVVLLFAAWRLAVTPSMSAAATTKPIPLPLALALGAALGLLSGLTGVGGGIFLSPLILLMGWAEVRQTAAISAAFILVNSFAGLLGHVASVKMLPGAILWWAPTALLGGLLGSELGSRRLPPIAIRRLLAAVLFVAGTKMLFLSSSPTSVRPPPHPSPPTTPQALLRGRRGEW
- a CDS encoding aspartate aminotransferase family protein, which gives rise to MGKEFSITPRKVPRVETKYRRIVTPLPHPDSVPTLKKLRQFEPFSMRGQPPIVWERAEDIFVYDKHGNQWLDWSSGVLVANVGHGAPEIRQAIIDQVNSGLLHNYVFPSEERAALVEFLVGLAPEPLKKVFLLTTGAESTECAIKLARTYGIKKGGRKKIGIVGYERGFHGRTLGAQQAGGLTDGKAWIVNEDPAILNAPFPDGYWQTDTSFDTFLAALKAKGLEPDNVAGVMMESYQGVGPDFAPVKYVRAMADFCRKHDALLIFDEVQAGFGRTGKFWAFEHYGVVPDLICCGKGISSSLPLSAVIGRADVMDLFPPGSLSSTHTGNPVCCAAALANLKKMVKEDVTANAARLGPVLLEGLKNIQSRHPKVVGHIKARGLVGGMQTVKPGTKEPDHDLAHNIIERCFHKGLLFFSPVGAWGQTVKISPPLTIPRDALEEGLAVLSEATDEAVAARK
- a CDS encoding sulfatase-like hydrolase/transferase → MKKLLTTLIVVSAVAFNSLAADKPARPNIVFLFADDLGIEGISCYGSDRFKDKTPNIDALAKTGIRFERAYSTPLCGPSRCQIMTARYGFRTGGLTNPTAKQPSFKNEPSLAKTLKQAGYVTGMAGKWRQMGDSPGDWGFDEFITDNTAGGWYWEKSYTKNGKIVQEEKEVYCPDVYRDFAKDFFKRHKDEPFYFYYPTHLVHGPIVRTPDTKPGVTNRETLYDDNVAYLDKQIGQLVGELDRLGLRERTLILFSIDNGTAQRSFTIGGRQINGHKGTMMEGGVRVPLIANWKGTVPAGRVLNDLVDFSDFFPTFAEIAGAKMPEDVKFDGRSFAPQLRGEKGNPREWIYVQLGNKWYARNDGWKLNERGELFDMKDSPFVEKPVSADAQDASAKAARRQLQGVLDQLNPAGGKKAPPPPDRPARRANRLNQRSKPAAPNPPP